In Halichondria panicea chromosome 9, odHalPani1.1, whole genome shotgun sequence, a genomic segment contains:
- the LOC135341215 gene encoding uncharacterized protein LOC135341215: MKPRSADVLAQLPSLESIRSSLYRARHEDTPILPTLRRDVSLSTRFSNTRSGEDFLLVDDDKIMIFATEENLRLLSDAEAFYIDGTFSTCPSLFYQVFTIHILLYGHTFPMVYCLLPNKQRQTYNRVFMLLKDAALVKVPGISFDVSDFELAMVQASTMSFPNSYHRGCYYHFMQAIWRKVQALGL, from the exons ATGAAA CCAAGATCTGCTGATGTGCTGGCACAACTGCCTAGCCTTGAGTCTATCAGGTCCTCTCTGTACCGAGCTAGACACGAAGACACTCCCATCCTTCCGACCCTCAGAAGAGATGTCAGCCTCTCTACCAGATTCTCAAACACTCGAAGTGGGGAAGACTTCCTCCTGGTTGACGATGACAAGATCATGATCTTTGCCACTGAAGAAAACCTCAGACTCCTGTCTGATGCAGAGGCCTTTTACATTGATGGCACATTCTCAACATGCCCTTCACTGTTCTAccag GTGTTTACAATCCATATTCTGCTCTATGGCCATACATTTCCAATGGTATATTGCCTTTTGCCTAACAAACAGAGACAGACATATAACAGAGTGTTCATGCTACTCAAAGATGCTGCTCTAGTTAAAGTTCCCGGTATCAGTTTTGATGTGAGTGATTTTGAGCTGGCCATGGTTCAGGCTTCTACAATGAGCTTTCCGAACTCATATCATCGTGGCTGTTATTATCACTTCATGCAAGCGATTTGGAGAAAG GTTCAAGCCCTGGGGCTATAG